A region from the Musa acuminata AAA Group cultivar baxijiao chromosome BXJ1-10, Cavendish_Baxijiao_AAA, whole genome shotgun sequence genome encodes:
- the LOC135586900 gene encoding (S)-beta-bisabolene synthase-like, which produces MIQSEAWMRERDEELREEVRRMFQDNYDVTQTMHLIDTIQLLGLDYHFEEELTEALKRVYDADSANDGLYEVSLRFRLLREKGYSVTSDVFSKFKDEGGSFSTTLTEDVKGLLSLYNAAYLGTHGETILDEAISFTRTHLTSMVHDLNPPMATLVSLALETPLRRSIKRLFARHYISIYQEEPTRNDKILELAKLDFHILQSLHRRELKDVCMQVFFIRWDFEAVDQLPEYLKDFFLKLLFAVREFETELAAEEKFRIFYLKEALKSQARAYFEESRWRDEKYVPTLEEHLGVSKMSTTYPLLASAILVGMGEVATKEAFEWAASFPKIVDASSAIGRIMNDITSYEREGKREHVVSTVHCCMKEYGTSIDDACKKLQEMVEDAWKDINQECLNPTTFLAPLLQTSLYFTRILENVYKYIDAYTESNTTMRECISLLLLQPVPI; this is translated from the exons ATGATACAGTCAGAAGCATGGATGAGAGAACGAGACGAAGAACTCAGGGAAGAAGTAAGGAGAATGTTCCAGGACAATTACGATGTGACACAAACCATGCATTTGATCGATACGATTCAGCTTCTTGGACTCGATTACCACTTCGAGGAGGAACTAACCGAAGCTTTGAAACGAGTCTATGATGCCGATAGCGCCAACGATGGACTGTACGAGGTTTCACTCAGATTCCGACTGCTTAGAGAGAAAGGATACAGCGTGACCTCCG ATGTCTTCAGCAAGTTCAAGGATGAGGGAGGGAGCTTCTCAACAACCTTGACTGAGGATGTAAAAGGGCTGCTAAGCTTATACAACGCGGCTTACCTTGGAACTCAcggagagaccatacttgatgaaGCTATTTCTTTCACGCGGACTCACCTTACATCCATGGTTCATGATCTCAACCCACCTATGGCAACGCTAGTGTCTCTTGCCCTCGAGACCCCTCTTCGCAGAAGCATAAAAAGGCTTTTCGCAAGGCATTACATCTCCATCTACCAGGAGGAGCCAACACGAAACGATAAGATCCTAGAGCTCGCAAAGCTGGACTTCCATATACTGCAATCTCTTCATCGTCGAGAGCTTAAGGACGTCTGCATGCAAGTCTTCTTTATACG GTGGGACTTTGAGGCTGTTGATCAGCTCCCGGAGTACTTAAAGGACTTCTTTCTCAAGCTTCTATTCGCTGTTCGAGAATTCGAAACTGAGCTTGCAGCGGAGGAGAAGTTTAGGATATTTTACCTCAAGGAAGCA TTGAAGTCTCAAGCTAGAGCTTATTTTGAGGAATCCAGATGGAGGGATGAGAAATATGTGCCCACATTAGAAGAACACCTGGGTGTTTCCAAGATGAGCACCACGTATCCCTTGCTTGCTTCTGCCATTTTGGTTGGCATGGGGGAAGTCGCAACCAAGGAAGCATTTGAATGGGCTGCCAGCTTTCCCAAGATCGTCGACGCTTCTTCTGCAATCGGTCGAATAATGAATGACATCACTTCGTATGAG AGAGAAGGGAAGAGGGAACATGTTGTCTCCACAGTACACTGCTGCATGAAAGAGTATGGAACATCCATAGACGATGCATGCAAGAAGCTCCAAGAAATGGTGGAAGACGCATGGAAGGATATAAACCAGGAGTGCCTCAATCCGACCACATTCCTCGCCCCGCTACTCCAAACGTCACTCTATTTTACACGAATCTTAGAGAACGTGTACAAGTACATCGATGCATACACCGAATCTAACACTACAATGAGAGAGTGCATCTCCTTGTTGCTTCTTCAACCTGTTCCTATATGA
- the LOC103969666 gene encoding casein kinase 1 isoform X1, whose product MMERVIGGKFKLGKKIGSGSFGELYLGINVQSGEEVAVKLESVKAKHPQLHYESKLYMHLQGGTGIPHLKWFGVEGEYNVMVIDLLGPSLEDLFNYCNRRFSLKTVLMLADQLINRVEYMHSKGFLHRDIKPDNFLMGLGRKANQVYIIDYGLAKKYRDLQTHKHIPYRENKNLTGTARYASVNTHLGVEQSRRDDLESLGYVLMYFLRGSLPWQGLKAGTKKQKYDKISEKKMLTPVEALCKSYPSEFISYFHYCRSLRFEDKPDYSYMKRLFRDLFIREGYQFDYFFDWTIVKHPQIGASPRIRQSSDRTNGAIGPSFDRGERTSELRERFSGAVEAFARRNASGSAHHCDHSKHKTLDDALMSSKDAVDSEKTRPMYRHGSTSKMAVLSSFRPGSTEPSEPQNSRTSRIFSSSSRPLSGQRIQQPVVDSRSSSMSRAAVVRGTRNESLLRSLDLLSLGAEKRK is encoded by the exons ATGATGGAGCGTGTGATAGGTGGAAAATTTAAGCTTGGCAAAAAGATTGGAAGTGGTTCTTTTGGCGAGCTCTATTTGG GTATTAACGTACAAAGCGGAGAGGAAGTAGCAGTAAAGCTC GAATCAGTGAAGGCAAAGCATCCTCAACTTCATTATGAGTCGAAGTTGTATATGCATCTCCAAGGAGGAA CTGGAATCCCCCATCTTAAGTGGTTTGGTGTGGAAGGAGAATACAATGTCATGGTCATTGATCTTCTCGGACCTAGCCTAGAAGACTTGTTCAACTACTGTAACCGGAGGTTTTCACTGAAAACAGTCCTAATGCTTGCTGATCAATTA ATTAACCGAGTTGAGTATATGCACTCAAAGGGGTTTCTTCACCGTGATATAAAGCCAGATAACTTTCTTATGGGCCTTGGTCGTAAAGCAAATCAG GTTTATATCATTGACTATGGCCTTGCGAAGAAATATAGGGATCTTCAAACTCATAAGCACATACCATACAG GGAGAATAAGAACCTGACCGGGACTGCACGGTATGCGAGTGTTAATACACATCTTGGGGTTG AACAAAGCCGAAGAGATGATTTAGAATCTCTTGGTTATGTGCTAATGTATTTCTTAAGAGGAAG CCTTCCTTGGCAAGGGCTTAAAGCTGGCACTAAAAAGCAGAAGTATGATAAAATTAGTGAAAAGAAAATGCTTACTCCTGTAGAG GCACTTTGCAAGTCATATCCATCAGAATTTATATCCTATTTCCACTACTGCCGATCATTGCGATTCGAGGACAAGCCAGATTATTCATACATGAAGCGACTTTTCCGTGACCTATTTATTCGAGAAG GGTAtcaatttgattatttttttgacTGGACCATTGTGAAGCATCCTCAAATTGGTGCCAGTCCTCGGATACGG CAATCAAGCGATAGGACGAATGGAGCTATTGGTCCATCGTTTGATCGGGGAGAAAGAACTTCAG AGCTTCGCGAAAGATTCTCAGGTGCAGTTGAAGCATTTGCTAGAAGGAATGCTTCAGGTTCTGCTCATCATTGTGATCATTCCAAGCACAAAACTTTAGACGATGCCCTTATGTCATCCAAAGATGCT GTTGACTCAGAAAAAACCCGCCCAATGTATCGCCATGGGAGTACATCAAAGATGGCTGTCTTGTCGAGCTTCAGACCGGGTTCCACCGAACCTAGTGAGCCACAAAATAGCAGAACAAGTAGAATATTTTCAAGCAGCAGCCGGCCATTGAGTGGTCAAAGGATTCAGCAGCCTGTGGTAGATTCTAGGTCCTCATCCATGTCCCGAGCTGCGGTTGTCAGAGGAACCCGTAATGAATCTCTACTTCGTAGCTTAGATCTCCTCTCTCTTGGTGCTGAGAAGAGGAAGTAA
- the LOC103969666 gene encoding casein kinase 1 isoform X2, producing MHLQGGTGIPHLKWFGVEGEYNVMVIDLLGPSLEDLFNYCNRRFSLKTVLMLADQLINRVEYMHSKGFLHRDIKPDNFLMGLGRKANQVYIIDYGLAKKYRDLQTHKHIPYRENKNLTGTARYASVNTHLGVEQSRRDDLESLGYVLMYFLRGSLPWQGLKAGTKKQKYDKISEKKMLTPVEALCKSYPSEFISYFHYCRSLRFEDKPDYSYMKRLFRDLFIREGYQFDYFFDWTIVKHPQIGASPRIRQSSDRTNGAIGPSFDRGERTSELRERFSGAVEAFARRNASGSAHHCDHSKHKTLDDALMSSKDAVDSEKTRPMYRHGSTSKMAVLSSFRPGSTEPSEPQNSRTSRIFSSSSRPLSGQRIQQPVVDSRSSSMSRAAVVRGTRNESLLRSLDLLSLGAEKRK from the exons ATGCATCTCCAAGGAGGAA CTGGAATCCCCCATCTTAAGTGGTTTGGTGTGGAAGGAGAATACAATGTCATGGTCATTGATCTTCTCGGACCTAGCCTAGAAGACTTGTTCAACTACTGTAACCGGAGGTTTTCACTGAAAACAGTCCTAATGCTTGCTGATCAATTA ATTAACCGAGTTGAGTATATGCACTCAAAGGGGTTTCTTCACCGTGATATAAAGCCAGATAACTTTCTTATGGGCCTTGGTCGTAAAGCAAATCAG GTTTATATCATTGACTATGGCCTTGCGAAGAAATATAGGGATCTTCAAACTCATAAGCACATACCATACAG GGAGAATAAGAACCTGACCGGGACTGCACGGTATGCGAGTGTTAATACACATCTTGGGGTTG AACAAAGCCGAAGAGATGATTTAGAATCTCTTGGTTATGTGCTAATGTATTTCTTAAGAGGAAG CCTTCCTTGGCAAGGGCTTAAAGCTGGCACTAAAAAGCAGAAGTATGATAAAATTAGTGAAAAGAAAATGCTTACTCCTGTAGAG GCACTTTGCAAGTCATATCCATCAGAATTTATATCCTATTTCCACTACTGCCGATCATTGCGATTCGAGGACAAGCCAGATTATTCATACATGAAGCGACTTTTCCGTGACCTATTTATTCGAGAAG GGTAtcaatttgattatttttttgacTGGACCATTGTGAAGCATCCTCAAATTGGTGCCAGTCCTCGGATACGG CAATCAAGCGATAGGACGAATGGAGCTATTGGTCCATCGTTTGATCGGGGAGAAAGAACTTCAG AGCTTCGCGAAAGATTCTCAGGTGCAGTTGAAGCATTTGCTAGAAGGAATGCTTCAGGTTCTGCTCATCATTGTGATCATTCCAAGCACAAAACTTTAGACGATGCCCTTATGTCATCCAAAGATGCT GTTGACTCAGAAAAAACCCGCCCAATGTATCGCCATGGGAGTACATCAAAGATGGCTGTCTTGTCGAGCTTCAGACCGGGTTCCACCGAACCTAGTGAGCCACAAAATAGCAGAACAAGTAGAATATTTTCAAGCAGCAGCCGGCCATTGAGTGGTCAAAGGATTCAGCAGCCTGTGGTAGATTCTAGGTCCTCATCCATGTCCCGAGCTGCGGTTGTCAGAGGAACCCGTAATGAATCTCTACTTCGTAGCTTAGATCTCCTCTCTCTTGGTGCTGAGAAGAGGAAGTAA
- the LOC103969667 gene encoding trafficking protein particle complex II-specific subunit 120 homolog isoform X2 produces MLAGSPIDANAHYSTAIELARLTGDIFWHAGAMEGSVCALLVDRMDHKDPLLEEEVKYRYYNVIQLYRRSYLQDNAQRVSTVSFELEAALKLARYLCRRELAKEVVDLLMSAADGAKSLIDASDRLILYVEIARLFGTLGYQRKAAFFSRQVAQLYLQQDNACAAMSAMQVLTMTSNAYHVQSRRNSQKMCPSSQDLGASHGDGGKMHPLSIVSLFESQWSTIQMVVLREILMSSVRAGDPLAAWSAAARLLRSFYPLITPAGQSGLASSLANSAERLPSGTRCADPALPFIRLHSFPLHPSQTDIIKRNPQKKEWWTGSAPSGPFIYTPFSKGTISDCNKQELTWIVGEPVQVLVELANPCSFDLMVESIYLSVHSGNFDAFPVSVSLPPNTSKVILLSGIPTKVGAVSIPGCIVHCFGVITEHLFRDVDNLLLGASQGLVLSDPFRCCGSTKPKNMSAPNISVVPPLPLLVSHVVGGNGSTILYEGEIRDIWTSLTNAGTVPIEQAHIALSGKNQDSVISIAHDVLLSSLPLKPGGEVTIPVTVKAWQLSLTDSEFDASKSSSGSARRISKEGSSPLLVIYYAGPWTSPDESNGSGNSVPPGRRLVVPLNVCVLQGLRFVRARLLSMEFPARVSEALPKQIYGENGITEELKSVNQNDSLVKIDPYRGSWGLRLLELELSNPTDVVFEVNVSMQLDSQQSEHGMANFSNEDIDFGYRKTRIDRDYSARVLIPMEHFKLPVLDASFFSKDAQVNNLLGNKFSSTAERNAKAELNASINNLISKIKVRWHSGRNSSGELNIKDATQAALQASIMDILLPDPLTFGFRLGENGTASENIVSPEESSISDNPPGQPGSRNVARAKGSVLAHEMTRMEVIIRNNTKERIKMSLNVSCRDVAGENCIEGNKATVLWAGTLSDISLEAPPLQDITHSFALYFLVPGDYTLLAAAVINDATDVLRARAKSDSSDEPIFCRGSPFHVHVVGTA; encoded by the exons ATGTTAGCAGGATCACCTATTGATGCTAATGCACATTATTCCACTGCAATAGAGCTGGCCAGGTTAACTGGGGATATATTCTGGCATGCAGGGGCTATGGAGGGTAGTGTTTGTGCCTTGCTG GTTGATCGAATGGATCATAAGGATCCTCTTTTAGAAGAGGAAGTCAAGTACCGCTATTACAATGTTATTCAGCTCTATAGGAGATCTTATCTACAGGATAATGCACAAAG AGTTTCAACAGTGAGCTTTGAACTAGAGGCCGCACTGAAGTTAGCTAGATACCTTTGCCG GCGTGAACTTGCTAAGGAGGTTGTCGACTTGTTGATGAGTGCTGCTGATGGTGCAAAGTCCCTGATTGATGCAAGTGATCGCTTAATATTATATGTTGAAATAGCAAGATTGTTTGGAACTCTTGGCTATCAACGGAAGGCAGCCTTCTTTTCACGACAAGTAGCTCAATTGTACTTGCAGCAGGATAATGCCTGTGCTGCTATGAGTGCTATGCAAGTTTTGACTATGACTTCAAATGCTTATCACGTCCAAAGTAGAAGGAACAGCCAAAAGATGTGTCCATCATCCCAA GATCTTGGAGCAAGTCATGGTGATGGCGGAAAAATGCACCCTTTATCAATAGTCTCCTTGTTTGAGTCTCAGTGGAGCACCATACAAATGGTTGTTTTGAGAGAGATACTGATGTCCTCTGTTCGTGCTGGTGATCCTCTTGCTGCATGGAGTGCTGCAGCTCGTCTACTTAGATCATTTTATCCGCTCATTACGCCTGCTGGTCAGAGTGGGCTTGCAAGCTCACTTGCAAACTCTGCAGAAAGACTTCCATCAGGCACACGCTGTGCCGATCCTGCCCTTCCTTTTATcag GTTGCATTCGTTTCCTCTCCATCCTTCACAAACAGATATCATAAAGCGCAATCCACAAAAAAAGGAGTGGTGGACTGGTTCAGCACCTTCTGGACCATTTATTTACACTCCTTTCAGCAAGGGGACCATCTCTGATTGCAATAAACAAGAGCTTACATGGATTGTAGGAGAACCAGTTCAGGTTTTAGTGGAATTGGCAAATCCATGTAGCTTTGACCTTATGGTTGAAAGTATTTATCTCTCAGTTCATTCTGGAAACTTTGATGCTTTTCCTGTAAGTGTGAGTCTGCCACCTAATACTTCCAAGGTGATCTTATTGTCTGGGATTCCAACAAAAGTTGGAGCAGTTTCAATACCAGGATGCATTGTCCATTGCTTTGGTGTGATTACAGAGCACCTATTCAGGGATGTTGACAACTTACTTCTTGGGGCATCACAGGGCCTTGTTCTTTCTGACCCTTTCAGATGCTGTGGCTCTACCAAACCAAAAAACATGTCCGCTCCAAACATATCTGTGGTGCCCCCTCTACCTCTGCTAGTTTCCCACGTGGTAGGAGGGAATGGTTCTACCATCTTGTATGAAGGTGAAATTCGTGATATTTGGACAAGTCTAACGAATGCTGGGACTGTACCAATTGAGCAAGCACACATTGCATTATCAGGGAAAAACCAGGATTCTGTTATTTCAATTGCACATGATGTTCTGTTATCATCTCTTCCTCTGAAACCTGGTGGAGAAGTGACTATTCCAGTAACTGTAAAAGCATGGCAGCTGAGCTTGACGGATTCTGAATTTGATGCTAGCAAGAGCTCCTCTGGAAGTGCACgaagaatatccaaggaaggaagCAGCCCGTTGTTGGTTATTTATTATGCGG GTCCATGGACAAGTCCTGATGAATCAAATGGCAGTGGCAATTCTGTGCCACCAGGAAGGCGCTTGGTTGTCCCATTAAATGTGTGTGTTCTTCAGGGCTTGCGCTTTGTAAGGGCACGCTTGCTCTCAATGGAATTTCCGGCACGTGTGAGCGAGGCACTTCCTAAGCAAATTTATGGTGAGAATGGTATAACTGAAGAACTAAAATCAGTGAACCAAAATGACAGTTTGGTTAAGATTGATCCATATAGAGGAAGTTGGGGTTTGCGACTTCTTGAACTAGAACTGTCTAATCCCACAGATGTAGTCTTTGAGGTCAATGTCTCAATGCAGTTGGATAGTCAACAGAGTGAGCATGGCATGGCAAATTTCAGTAATGAAGACATTGACTTTGGGTACCGTAAAACCAGAATTGATCGTGACTATTCTGCAAGAGTGTTAATACCCATGGAGCATTTCAAACTACCTGTTCTTGATGCTTCCTTCTTTTCAAAAGATGCTCAAGTCAATAATCTTCTAGGAAATAAATTTTCTAGCACAGCAGAAAGGAATGCAAAGGCTGAGCTGAATGCTTCCATCAACAATTTAATATCCAAAATAAAAGTGAGATGGCATTCAGGACGAAATAGCTCAGGAGAGTTGAACATCAAAGATGCCACTCAAGCAGCATTGCAAGCATCGATCATGGATATATTACTGCCGGACCCTTTAACCTTTGGTTTCAGGTTGGGTGAAAATGGAACTGCATCAGAAAATATTGTTTCTCCTGAAGAGTCCAGTATATCAGACAATCCCCCTGGCCAGCCTGGTAGTAGGAATGTTGCAAGAGCTAAAGGTTCTGTCTTGGCTCACGAGATGACTCGTATGGAGGTCATCATTCGGAATAACACAAAGGAAAGGATTAAAATGAGCCTTAATGTTTCATGCAGAGATGTAGCAGGAGAGAATTGCATTGAAGGAAATAAAGCAACTGTTCTATGGGCTG GTACCCTCAGTGATATCAGTCTGGAGGCTCCTCCACTCCAAGATATAACACATTCCTTTGCCCTGTACTTTCTTGTGCCAGGGGATTACACACTTCTTGCAGCTGCCGTCATAAATGATGCAACCGATGTCCTGAGGGCTCGTGCAAAATCGGACTCATCTGATGAGCCAATATTTTGTCGTGGATCCCCATTTCATGTCCATGTTGTCGGGACTGCCTAA
- the LOC103969667 gene encoding trafficking protein particle complex II-specific subunit 120 homolog isoform X1, translating into MEPDVSFETGSMIRIAVLPVGGSIPHPRLRSYVEMLGRHTRIDLSSISSFYSEHQKSPFTHQPWETGSLRFKFMLGGAPPSAWEDFQSCRKILAVIGLCHCPASPDLDLVADQFATACKAYTSALAKRCFAFFPTDSQLEEGDNKRENILLFPPSDQKTQEFHMLTMMQDLAASLLMEFEKWVLRAESAGTILKTPLDSQSSLGSEEFIKAKKRRLARAQKTIGDYCMLAGSPIDANAHYSTAIELARLTGDIFWHAGAMEGSVCALLVDRMDHKDPLLEEEVKYRYYNVIQLYRRSYLQDNAQRVSTVSFELEAALKLARYLCRRELAKEVVDLLMSAADGAKSLIDASDRLILYVEIARLFGTLGYQRKAAFFSRQVAQLYLQQDNACAAMSAMQVLTMTSNAYHVQSRRNSQKMCPSSQDLGASHGDGGKMHPLSIVSLFESQWSTIQMVVLREILMSSVRAGDPLAAWSAAARLLRSFYPLITPAGQSGLASSLANSAERLPSGTRCADPALPFIRLHSFPLHPSQTDIIKRNPQKKEWWTGSAPSGPFIYTPFSKGTISDCNKQELTWIVGEPVQVLVELANPCSFDLMVESIYLSVHSGNFDAFPVSVSLPPNTSKVILLSGIPTKVGAVSIPGCIVHCFGVITEHLFRDVDNLLLGASQGLVLSDPFRCCGSTKPKNMSAPNISVVPPLPLLVSHVVGGNGSTILYEGEIRDIWTSLTNAGTVPIEQAHIALSGKNQDSVISIAHDVLLSSLPLKPGGEVTIPVTVKAWQLSLTDSEFDASKSSSGSARRISKEGSSPLLVIYYAGPWTSPDESNGSGNSVPPGRRLVVPLNVCVLQGLRFVRARLLSMEFPARVSEALPKQIYGENGITEELKSVNQNDSLVKIDPYRGSWGLRLLELELSNPTDVVFEVNVSMQLDSQQSEHGMANFSNEDIDFGYRKTRIDRDYSARVLIPMEHFKLPVLDASFFSKDAQVNNLLGNKFSSTAERNAKAELNASINNLISKIKVRWHSGRNSSGELNIKDATQAALQASIMDILLPDPLTFGFRLGENGTASENIVSPEESSISDNPPGQPGSRNVARAKGSVLAHEMTRMEVIIRNNTKERIKMSLNVSCRDVAGENCIEGNKATVLWAGTLSDISLEAPPLQDITHSFALYFLVPGDYTLLAAAVINDATDVLRARAKSDSSDEPIFCRGSPFHVHVVGTA; encoded by the exons ATGGAGCCGGATGTGAGCTTCGAGACAGGCTCCATGATCCGGATCGCCGTCCTACCCGTCGGCGGCTCAATCCCACACCCGCGGTTGCGTTCTTACGTGGAGATGCTGGGCCGCCACACCCGGATCGACCTCTCCTCTATCAGCTCCTTCTACTCGGAGCACCAGAAGAGCCCCTTCACCCACCAGCCATGGGAGACGGGCAGCCTGCGCTTCAAGTTCATGCTGGGCGGCGCCCCGCCCAGCGCCTGGGAGGACTTCCAGTCCTGCCGCAAGATCCTTGCTGTCATCGGCCTCTGCCACTGCCCCGCCTCCCCCGACCTCGATCTCGTCGCTGACCAGTTCGCCACTGCCTGCAAAGCCTACACCTCAGCACTAGCCAAGCGCTGCTTCGCCTTCTTTCCTACCGATTCCCAG TTAGAGGAAGgggacaataaaagagagaacaTTCTATTGTTTCCTCCTTCTGATCAAAAGACACAAGAATTCCACATGCTCACCATGATGCAAGATCTTGCTGCTTCCTTGTTGATGGAGTTTGAGAAATGGGTTCTTCGTGCAGAATCAGCTGGAACCATATTGAAGACACCCTTGGACTCTCAATCTAGTCTTGGTTCAGAGGAG TTTATCAAAGCAAAGAAAAGGAGGCTTGCCCGTGCACAAAAAACGATAGGGGATTACTGCATGTTAGCAGGATCACCTATTGATGCTAATGCACATTATTCCACTGCAATAGAGCTGGCCAGGTTAACTGGGGATATATTCTGGCATGCAGGGGCTATGGAGGGTAGTGTTTGTGCCTTGCTG GTTGATCGAATGGATCATAAGGATCCTCTTTTAGAAGAGGAAGTCAAGTACCGCTATTACAATGTTATTCAGCTCTATAGGAGATCTTATCTACAGGATAATGCACAAAG AGTTTCAACAGTGAGCTTTGAACTAGAGGCCGCACTGAAGTTAGCTAGATACCTTTGCCG GCGTGAACTTGCTAAGGAGGTTGTCGACTTGTTGATGAGTGCTGCTGATGGTGCAAAGTCCCTGATTGATGCAAGTGATCGCTTAATATTATATGTTGAAATAGCAAGATTGTTTGGAACTCTTGGCTATCAACGGAAGGCAGCCTTCTTTTCACGACAAGTAGCTCAATTGTACTTGCAGCAGGATAATGCCTGTGCTGCTATGAGTGCTATGCAAGTTTTGACTATGACTTCAAATGCTTATCACGTCCAAAGTAGAAGGAACAGCCAAAAGATGTGTCCATCATCCCAA GATCTTGGAGCAAGTCATGGTGATGGCGGAAAAATGCACCCTTTATCAATAGTCTCCTTGTTTGAGTCTCAGTGGAGCACCATACAAATGGTTGTTTTGAGAGAGATACTGATGTCCTCTGTTCGTGCTGGTGATCCTCTTGCTGCATGGAGTGCTGCAGCTCGTCTACTTAGATCATTTTATCCGCTCATTACGCCTGCTGGTCAGAGTGGGCTTGCAAGCTCACTTGCAAACTCTGCAGAAAGACTTCCATCAGGCACACGCTGTGCCGATCCTGCCCTTCCTTTTATcag GTTGCATTCGTTTCCTCTCCATCCTTCACAAACAGATATCATAAAGCGCAATCCACAAAAAAAGGAGTGGTGGACTGGTTCAGCACCTTCTGGACCATTTATTTACACTCCTTTCAGCAAGGGGACCATCTCTGATTGCAATAAACAAGAGCTTACATGGATTGTAGGAGAACCAGTTCAGGTTTTAGTGGAATTGGCAAATCCATGTAGCTTTGACCTTATGGTTGAAAGTATTTATCTCTCAGTTCATTCTGGAAACTTTGATGCTTTTCCTGTAAGTGTGAGTCTGCCACCTAATACTTCCAAGGTGATCTTATTGTCTGGGATTCCAACAAAAGTTGGAGCAGTTTCAATACCAGGATGCATTGTCCATTGCTTTGGTGTGATTACAGAGCACCTATTCAGGGATGTTGACAACTTACTTCTTGGGGCATCACAGGGCCTTGTTCTTTCTGACCCTTTCAGATGCTGTGGCTCTACCAAACCAAAAAACATGTCCGCTCCAAACATATCTGTGGTGCCCCCTCTACCTCTGCTAGTTTCCCACGTGGTAGGAGGGAATGGTTCTACCATCTTGTATGAAGGTGAAATTCGTGATATTTGGACAAGTCTAACGAATGCTGGGACTGTACCAATTGAGCAAGCACACATTGCATTATCAGGGAAAAACCAGGATTCTGTTATTTCAATTGCACATGATGTTCTGTTATCATCTCTTCCTCTGAAACCTGGTGGAGAAGTGACTATTCCAGTAACTGTAAAAGCATGGCAGCTGAGCTTGACGGATTCTGAATTTGATGCTAGCAAGAGCTCCTCTGGAAGTGCACgaagaatatccaaggaaggaagCAGCCCGTTGTTGGTTATTTATTATGCGG GTCCATGGACAAGTCCTGATGAATCAAATGGCAGTGGCAATTCTGTGCCACCAGGAAGGCGCTTGGTTGTCCCATTAAATGTGTGTGTTCTTCAGGGCTTGCGCTTTGTAAGGGCACGCTTGCTCTCAATGGAATTTCCGGCACGTGTGAGCGAGGCACTTCCTAAGCAAATTTATGGTGAGAATGGTATAACTGAAGAACTAAAATCAGTGAACCAAAATGACAGTTTGGTTAAGATTGATCCATATAGAGGAAGTTGGGGTTTGCGACTTCTTGAACTAGAACTGTCTAATCCCACAGATGTAGTCTTTGAGGTCAATGTCTCAATGCAGTTGGATAGTCAACAGAGTGAGCATGGCATGGCAAATTTCAGTAATGAAGACATTGACTTTGGGTACCGTAAAACCAGAATTGATCGTGACTATTCTGCAAGAGTGTTAATACCCATGGAGCATTTCAAACTACCTGTTCTTGATGCTTCCTTCTTTTCAAAAGATGCTCAAGTCAATAATCTTCTAGGAAATAAATTTTCTAGCACAGCAGAAAGGAATGCAAAGGCTGAGCTGAATGCTTCCATCAACAATTTAATATCCAAAATAAAAGTGAGATGGCATTCAGGACGAAATAGCTCAGGAGAGTTGAACATCAAAGATGCCACTCAAGCAGCATTGCAAGCATCGATCATGGATATATTACTGCCGGACCCTTTAACCTTTGGTTTCAGGTTGGGTGAAAATGGAACTGCATCAGAAAATATTGTTTCTCCTGAAGAGTCCAGTATATCAGACAATCCCCCTGGCCAGCCTGGTAGTAGGAATGTTGCAAGAGCTAAAGGTTCTGTCTTGGCTCACGAGATGACTCGTATGGAGGTCATCATTCGGAATAACACAAAGGAAAGGATTAAAATGAGCCTTAATGTTTCATGCAGAGATGTAGCAGGAGAGAATTGCATTGAAGGAAATAAAGCAACTGTTCTATGGGCTG GTACCCTCAGTGATATCAGTCTGGAGGCTCCTCCACTCCAAGATATAACACATTCCTTTGCCCTGTACTTTCTTGTGCCAGGGGATTACACACTTCTTGCAGCTGCCGTCATAAATGATGCAACCGATGTCCTGAGGGCTCGTGCAAAATCGGACTCATCTGATGAGCCAATATTTTGTCGTGGATCCCCATTTCATGTCCATGTTGTCGGGACTGCCTAA